The Anaerolineae bacterium genome has a segment encoding these proteins:
- a CDS encoding Acetyl-coenzyme A synthetase: MAASEVRQLEGEVYYPSAEVREQATIQEYETLYQRSIADPQGFWAERAEELEWFEKWDKVLDDSNPPFYKWFVGGKVNIIHNALDRHVKTWRKNKLALIWEGEPGDMRTFSYHALHREVCKFANVLRSMGVRKGDVVTIYLPRIPEQVIAMLACAKIGAAHSVVYGGFSVEALAERIEDAQSRVLITADGGWLRGKIVPLKDTADEAMARQPTIETCIVVKRTGQEIYMEAGRDYWFHDLMALPIANQNCCTDPVDAEDPLFILYTSGTTGRPKGVVHTHGGYMVHVYTTLKYVFDLRDEDRWWCAADPGWITGHSYIVYGPLLLGATSFMYEGAPNYPYPNRWWRMIENYGITVLYTAPTAIRGLMRYGDAWPNRHDLSSLRLLGSVGEPINPEAWRWYYTVIGKERCPIMDTWWQTETGGFMITPLPITPLKPGSATRPFFGIEAEVVNEQGKPVAPGEEGYLVIKKPWPGMLRTILKDPERYKEQYWSKFGTMYQTGDSARKDKDGYFWIIGRMDDVIKVSGYRLGTAEVESALVAHPAVAEAAAIGLPHDVKGNAIYTYVILKAGVEKSEKLAEELRNHVAHEIGPIARPEQVTFVDSLPKTRSGKIMRRVLKARALGLPEGDVTTLEE; the protein is encoded by the coding sequence ATGGCAGCAAGTGAGGTTCGACAATTGGAGGGGGAAGTTTACTATCCTTCTGCAGAAGTCAGAGAGCAGGCAACCATCCAGGAATACGAGACATTATATCAACGCTCCATTGCAGACCCACAAGGCTTTTGGGCAGAACGCGCCGAAGAGTTGGAATGGTTCGAGAAATGGGATAAGGTGCTCGATGACAGCAATCCCCCTTTTTACAAGTGGTTTGTGGGCGGCAAAGTCAACATCATCCACAACGCCCTTGATCGGCACGTGAAAACCTGGCGCAAGAACAAGTTAGCCCTGATTTGGGAAGGCGAACCGGGAGACATGCGGACTTTTTCGTATCACGCTCTCCACCGGGAGGTATGCAAGTTTGCCAACGTATTACGCAGCATGGGTGTCAGGAAGGGAGATGTGGTCACGATTTACTTACCTCGCATTCCTGAACAGGTGATCGCCATGCTGGCATGCGCCAAGATTGGTGCTGCTCACAGTGTGGTCTATGGAGGCTTCAGCGTCGAAGCACTGGCAGAACGTATCGAAGATGCCCAGAGTCGTGTTCTGATTACCGCCGATGGCGGGTGGTTGCGAGGCAAGATCGTGCCGCTTAAAGATACGGCTGACGAAGCCATGGCGCGCCAGCCGACGATTGAGACTTGCATTGTCGTCAAACGCACCGGTCAGGAGATATACATGGAAGCCGGGCGGGATTACTGGTTTCACGACCTGATGGCTTTACCGATTGCGAATCAAAACTGTTGCACCGACCCTGTGGATGCTGAAGATCCGCTCTTCATTCTCTACACCTCTGGAACGACCGGCCGCCCCAAAGGGGTGGTTCACACCCATGGGGGATATATGGTCCATGTTTACACAACCCTCAAGTATGTCTTTGACCTGCGAGATGAGGATCGGTGGTGGTGCGCGGCCGATCCGGGCTGGATCACCGGGCACTCTTATATTGTGTACGGCCCTCTGCTGCTAGGCGCCACATCTTTCATGTATGAAGGCGCACCAAATTACCCTTATCCCAACCGCTGGTGGCGGATGATCGAGAATTACGGCATTACCGTCTTATACACCGCTCCGACAGCTATTCGCGGCTTGATGCGTTACGGTGATGCCTGGCCAAATCGTCATGATTTGAGCAGCCTGCGTTTGCTGGGCAGTGTGGGTGAACCTATTAATCCCGAAGCCTGGCGCTGGTATTACACGGTAATTGGCAAAGAACGCTGCCCGATTATGGATACCTGGTGGCAAACCGAGACGGGTGGATTTATGATCACACCCTTGCCTATCACCCCATTAAAACCTGGCTCGGCGACCCGACCATTTTTCGGCATTGAAGCGGAAGTGGTCAATGAACAGGGCAAGCCCGTAGCACCGGGAGAAGAGGGATATCTGGTGATTAAAAAACCCTGGCCGGGCATGTTGCGCACCATCCTGAAAGACCCCGAGCGCTACAAAGAGCAATACTGGAGCAAATTTGGCACGATGTACCAAACAGGTGACTCAGCCCGCAAGGATAAAGACGGCTACTTCTGGATTATCGGGCGCATGGATGATGTCATCAAAGTTAGCGGCTATCGCTTAGGCACGGCCGAGGTCGAAAGCGCCCTGGTAGCGCATCCGGCTGTAGCCGAAGCCGCCGCAATCGGTTTGCCCCATGATGTCAAAGGAAATGCTATTTATACCTATGTCATCTTGAAAGCCGGAGTGGAAAAAAGCGAAAAGCTGGCAGAAGAATTGCGCAACCATGTTGCCCATGAGATTGGTCCCATCGCCCGACCCGAACAGGTGACCTTTGTGGACAGTTTACCCAAGACGCGCAGTGGCAAGATTATGCGCCGCGTTCTGAAAGCGCGCGCCCTCGGTTTACCCGAAGGGGATGTAACAACGCTGGAAGAGTAG
- a CDS encoding peptidoglycan lytic protein P45: MGRRETLTPYPSPLGRRETLTPYPSPTGRGEALTPDPSPTGRGEALTPDPSPKGRGETLQVCEQLICVFDLEFAFQRPIQPPGTNTVDPTYRYGSTQNGQREVHHGVEFINKAGVPVYAVADGEVVFAGEDQEISLATKRGFYGKVIILKHQVAGFSIPIYTVYGHLLNLLVEPRQKVRQGDQIGEVGLGGVAAGTHLHFEVRYGKNEYQATRNPELWLPPALPDSGVLLGRFLNSQGECLNMENIVLEPLGAEDSILKRLYLSTYEDPAMRCLQPWQESFGINDLTAGRYRLSFIYSKPETLELEIEAGKVTYLNIRLP, from the coding sequence TTGGGGCGAAGGGAAACCCTCACCCCTTACCCCTCTCCCTTGGGGCGAAGGGAAACCCTCACCCCTTACCCCTCTCCCACAGGGCGAGGGGAAGCCCTCACCCCCGACCCCTCTCCCACAGGGCGAGGGGAAGCCCTCACCCCCGACCCCTCTCCTAAAGGGCGAGGGGAGACGCTGCAGGTGTGTGAACAGTTGATTTGCGTTTTCGATCTGGAATTTGCCTTTCAACGCCCGATTCAGCCGCCGGGGACAAACACGGTTGATCCGACCTATCGCTATGGCAGTACCCAGAACGGACAGCGCGAGGTGCATCACGGGGTGGAATTTATCAACAAGGCTGGCGTGCCGGTTTACGCAGTGGCGGATGGTGAAGTGGTGTTTGCGGGGGAGGATCAGGAAATATCCCTGGCGACGAAAAGAGGCTTTTATGGCAAGGTGATCATCTTAAAGCATCAGGTAGCAGGCTTTTCGATTCCCATCTATACGGTTTATGGACACCTTCTGAACCTTCTGGTCGAGCCACGCCAGAAAGTGCGCCAGGGAGATCAGATTGGCGAAGTTGGTTTGGGAGGTGTAGCCGCCGGTACGCATTTGCATTTTGAAGTTCGCTATGGAAAGAACGAATATCAGGCAACGCGCAATCCTGAACTCTGGCTGCCGCCCGCCCTGCCAGATAGCGGTGTTCTCCTGGGGCGCTTTCTTAACTCACAAGGCGAGTGCCTGAATATGGAAAATATCGTCCTTGAACCTTTGGGAGCAGAGGATTCTATTCTGAAAAGGCTCTATCTTTCCACTTATGAAGACCCAGCCATGCGTTGTCTGCAACCGTGGCAGGAAAGTTTCGGTATCAATGATTTAACAGCCGGCAGGTATCGCTTGAGTTTTATCTATTCGAAACCGGAAACCCTCGAACTCGAGATTGAGGCGGGAAAAGTTACCTATCTGAATATCCGTTTACCTTAA
- a CDS encoding Glutamate formiminotransferase yields MPKALVECVPNFSEARRPRVVEAIMEAVQSVPGVILLDRHSDLDHNRTVLTFIGEPQAVAEAAFRAIAKAAELIDLNQHRGEHPRIGATDVVPFVPIRGVTMQECVELARQLGKRVGEELGIPVYLYEEAATRPERKNLENLRRGEYEGLKVEIETNPDRQPDFGPAKLGPAGATVIGARPFLIAYNIYLTTNDVAIAKKIAKVIRHSSGGLRFVKALGLLVEGRAQVSMNLTDFRQTAIHTVQELVRREAARYGVAIHHSELVGLIPQDALVDSAVWYLQLDQFEPEQILERRLEAALSEQKSLEGGYAFLDELAAATPTPGGGSASAYSAAAAAALVGMVARLTLGKKKYAEVEERMQAIAQQADSLCQKMKTAVVRDAQAFEAVMSALRMPKDTPAEQQARQEALQAATLRAASVPLEVARGAVEALQLAQEVIAKGNLNAISDGGSAAAQAQAALRGAALNVRINLQGLEDSAMVEKMLGELEALEAQANLLWQQVQESLQARANLAVG; encoded by the coding sequence ATGCCCAAAGCTCTGGTGGAATGTGTTCCCAATTTTTCCGAAGCCCGTCGGCCGCGCGTGGTCGAGGCGATCATGGAGGCGGTGCAAAGCGTGCCAGGGGTGATTTTGCTCGACCGCCATTCGGATTTGGACCATAACCGCACGGTGTTGACTTTTATCGGCGAACCGCAGGCGGTTGCTGAAGCCGCCTTTCGGGCGATCGCCAAAGCCGCAGAGTTGATCGATCTCAACCAACATCGCGGTGAGCATCCCCGCATCGGTGCAACCGATGTCGTGCCTTTTGTGCCGATCCGGGGTGTGACCATGCAAGAGTGCGTTGAACTTGCCCGTCAGCTTGGCAAACGGGTTGGGGAGGAACTGGGCATCCCGGTTTATCTCTATGAAGAAGCGGCTACCCGTCCGGAGCGCAAAAACCTGGAAAATTTGCGGCGCGGGGAGTACGAAGGGCTCAAAGTAGAAATTGAGACCAATCCAGACCGCCAACCCGATTTTGGTCCGGCGAAGCTTGGTCCAGCCGGAGCAACCGTGATTGGCGCCCGTCCGTTTCTTATCGCCTATAACATTTACCTGACCACAAATGATGTAGCTATCGCCAAAAAGATCGCCAAGGTAATCCGCCACTCTTCGGGCGGCTTGCGCTTTGTCAAGGCGCTGGGCTTGCTGGTCGAAGGACGCGCCCAGGTCTCGATGAATTTGACCGATTTTCGTCAGACAGCCATCCATACCGTGCAGGAACTGGTGCGCCGCGAAGCCGCCCGCTATGGGGTTGCCATCCATCACAGCGAGTTGGTCGGCCTGATTCCGCAGGATGCTCTGGTTGATAGCGCCGTCTGGTATTTGCAACTGGATCAATTTGAACCAGAACAAATCCTGGAACGACGTTTAGAAGCAGCTCTAAGCGAACAAAAATCTTTAGAAGGTGGTTATGCCTTTTTAGATGAGCTGGCAGCCGCCACGCCAACACCAGGCGGTGGATCGGCTTCCGCCTATAGCGCTGCCGCAGCAGCCGCCCTGGTTGGAATGGTGGCGCGTTTGACACTGGGCAAAAAGAAATACGCCGAGGTTGAAGAGCGGATGCAAGCGATCGCCCAACAGGCAGATAGTTTATGTCAAAAGATGAAAACCGCCGTCGTGCGGGATGCCCAGGCGTTTGAAGCTGTGATGAGCGCTTTGCGCATGCCAAAAGACACCCCCGCAGAACAACAGGCGCGCCAGGAGGCGTTGCAAGCCGCGACGCTGCGGGCTGCCTCTGTGCCTTTGGAAGTAGCCCGAGGGGCAGTTGAGGCATTGCAATTAGCGCAGGAAGTGATTGCAAAAGGAAACTTAAATGCAATCAGCGACGGAGGTTCGGCGGCTGCCCAGGCGCAGGCTGCCTTGCGTGGCGCAGCTTTGAATGTGCGCATAAACCTGCAAGGTTTGGAAGATTCCGCCATGGTCGAGAAGATGTTGGGTGAATTAGAGGCCCTGGAAGCACAGGCAAATCTCTTATGGCAGCAGGTTCAGGAAAGCTTACAGGCACGCGCCAATTTAGCCGTTGGATGA
- a CDS encoding Adenylate cyclase, translating into MTQETSALPLLKFYLFGRPEVWRGSERLAPLATQKTQSLLAYLLIYRHQGHPRQKLAALFWGDWNEVRAHHSLSTALWRIRKQFGEAFLLSDVETVQINRLAPFWLDVAEFEQLLGQARGEQVDLDFPTVARMERAVELYRGDFLEGFYDDWCLDERYRLEAHYLNALRQLVDWYKRQGNAGAVLKYAQFYLGRDPLTEEVHLAAMRAYMQQGDAYGARRQWQRCCEARQHELQLPPSAEMSEQAKEILGVLYQPPQETEPLQLKVSLRPGNLERSPFVGRAAEMDLLVDLWRRAYQGHGRIVFLSGEAGIGKTRLVEEFASFIRWNGGFPTIGNCYEPERDLPLQPIREIVQTLAAEDLAAYQAIPEWERKELTRLLPELEPDLTKSELSSSYLQPEQQSILFQSIVAFLRHFVKRQPLLMVIEDLHWAADTTLAAFHFIARQVNSLPVLVIGTFRAEELEQAGKLEEMIAALVRNENARLIQLGRLSREAIEEMIQRMRLTEANPDWIEQFYAYTAGNAFYTLETLRACAETEQRQDVFPIAPNVQSLIKSRLRHLSPLAGSLLNCAAVAGQSFDFELVRIAGKLSEVQALEGFDELLRKGFLREGSSTVAADYEFVHQIVQAVVYHEIHHRRRRHLHCQVGEALENVGGDLSLQAASLAFHFDRGGNPQKALGYHHLAARRASAVFAWQEAEMHLNRALELLASLDPDISRQETADCYGKVLAERAEIHYLQGDLYKRDQDLNRLSELATRTRNQHLSLQTLMRQTCYLNLDACYEQAVAFAQEGISLAKNLIDPEAQGYLLSQLGFAHYFLGKPRFALQALEQALSLLPEDDCETRRHITHILGYVHFHLGNYLLALADQQQAYRDHQALGDFNGMVWAGLDMGAIYLQLGRLREAEQMIKDHLQIAQRMGALSVEAYGLNQVGGLELKLGNYQAAIAAFQRSLSLQESLRTEHGRIAAQLGIGFAYSHLGACAAARQWLEQAIATARQVGHQRRLAEALIGLGITETIKGQFEKAELCLCEAVQIARRSQSLGNLAAGLAALGRLERKKGDWKTALWYALEAVQISHQLQFVAVEMWGELELGLLYLAQGKAKKALDHTQRASELAACEDEGWIGREQVYQAQAMVLRALGREAEAREQICLAQEIIASKAALIADPDLRSSFLKKVKRRL; encoded by the coding sequence ATGACCCAAGAGACATCTGCTCTCCCTCTTCTCAAGTTTTATTTGTTTGGCCGACCAGAGGTCTGGCGCGGTTCAGAACGGCTTGCCCCCCTCGCTACCCAAAAGACCCAATCTTTACTGGCGTATTTACTGATCTATCGCCATCAAGGTCACCCTCGTCAAAAACTGGCGGCTCTCTTTTGGGGCGATTGGAATGAGGTCCGCGCCCATCATTCATTATCGACCGCTTTGTGGCGCATCCGCAAACAATTTGGGGAGGCGTTCCTTCTATCCGATGTTGAGACAGTGCAAATCAACCGCCTCGCTCCTTTCTGGCTGGACGTGGCGGAGTTTGAACAGTTGCTGGGTCAAGCTAGGGGCGAACAGGTGGATTTGGACTTTCCTACCGTTGCTCGTATGGAAAGAGCCGTCGAGTTGTATCGCGGCGATTTCTTAGAAGGCTTTTACGATGATTGGTGCCTTGATGAACGCTATCGCCTGGAGGCGCACTATCTCAACGCATTGCGACAACTGGTCGACTGGTATAAGCGCCAGGGAAATGCCGGGGCTGTTTTGAAATACGCCCAGTTCTATTTAGGGCGCGATCCGCTTACAGAGGAAGTGCATCTTGCAGCCATGCGGGCTTATATGCAACAGGGAGATGCGTATGGTGCGCGTCGCCAGTGGCAACGTTGCTGTGAAGCTCGTCAGCATGAGCTTCAACTGCCTCCTTCCGCTGAAATGAGTGAGCAGGCAAAAGAGATCCTTGGAGTGCTCTATCAACCTCCTCAGGAGACTGAACCGCTCCAATTGAAAGTTTCTCTTCGTCCAGGAAATCTGGAACGCTCGCCTTTTGTGGGGCGGGCAGCCGAGATGGATTTGTTGGTAGACCTGTGGAGGCGGGCATACCAGGGTCATGGCAGGATCGTCTTTCTCAGCGGAGAAGCAGGCATTGGAAAAACTCGCCTGGTAGAAGAGTTTGCTTCTTTTATTCGCTGGAATGGTGGCTTTCCAACAATCGGCAATTGTTACGAACCAGAGCGTGATTTGCCGCTTCAACCCATTCGCGAGATCGTTCAAACCCTCGCCGCCGAAGACCTGGCTGCTTATCAAGCTATTCCTGAATGGGAACGGAAAGAACTCACGCGCCTGTTGCCGGAACTTGAACCTGACCTGACCAAAAGCGAGCTTTCATCGAGCTACCTGCAACCGGAACAACAGTCTATCCTTTTCCAATCCATCGTGGCTTTTCTGCGTCATTTTGTCAAACGCCAGCCACTGCTGATGGTGATTGAAGATTTACATTGGGCAGCCGATACGACTCTGGCTGCATTCCACTTTATCGCCCGTCAAGTTAACTCTTTGCCCGTTTTGGTGATCGGTACCTTCCGAGCCGAAGAACTCGAACAGGCAGGCAAACTGGAAGAGATGATTGCCGCGCTCGTCCGCAATGAGAATGCCCGGCTCATTCAGTTAGGACGATTGTCCAGAGAGGCGATTGAGGAAATGATCCAACGGATGAGATTGACTGAGGCTAATCCCGACTGGATCGAACAGTTCTATGCTTACACGGCGGGCAATGCCTTTTATACCCTGGAGACCTTACGCGCCTGTGCCGAGACAGAACAACGCCAGGATGTGTTTCCCATTGCGCCGAATGTCCAATCTCTGATAAAGTCGCGCCTGCGACACCTCTCGCCTCTGGCAGGTAGCTTGCTGAATTGCGCAGCCGTGGCAGGGCAGAGTTTTGACTTCGAGCTTGTCCGAATTGCCGGTAAGTTGAGTGAGGTACAGGCTTTGGAAGGTTTTGATGAATTACTGCGCAAGGGTTTCCTGCGCGAGGGCAGTAGCACAGTTGCGGCGGATTATGAATTCGTGCACCAGATTGTCCAGGCAGTGGTTTACCATGAGATTCACCATCGTCGCCGGCGCCATTTGCATTGTCAGGTCGGCGAAGCGCTGGAGAATGTTGGCGGCGATCTGTCCTTGCAGGCAGCATCCCTGGCGTTTCACTTCGACCGCGGCGGTAATCCGCAGAAGGCACTTGGTTACCACCACTTGGCTGCCCGGCGCGCTTCTGCGGTGTTTGCCTGGCAGGAAGCGGAGATGCACCTGAACCGCGCCTTGGAACTTCTTGCCAGTCTTGATCCCGATATCTCTCGGCAGGAGACTGCTGATTGCTATGGAAAGGTGCTTGCCGAACGCGCCGAAATCCATTATCTCCAGGGCGATCTGTACAAGCGCGATCAAGACCTGAACAGGCTGAGCGAACTGGCAACCCGAACGCGAAATCAGCACTTATCCCTCCAGACTCTGATGCGTCAGACTTGTTATCTCAATTTAGATGCCTGCTACGAACAGGCTGTTGCGTTTGCCCAGGAGGGGATTTCCCTGGCGAAAAACTTGATCGATCCTGAGGCGCAGGGCTATTTACTCTCTCAGCTTGGCTTTGCCCATTATTTTTTAGGGAAACCGCGCTTTGCCCTGCAGGCGCTTGAACAGGCACTGAGCTTGCTGCCGGAGGACGATTGCGAAACCCGCCGTCATATCACCCATATTTTGGGCTATGTTCATTTTCATCTTGGGAATTATCTGCTTGCCCTGGCTGATCAGCAGCAGGCTTATCGGGATCATCAGGCGTTAGGCGATTTTAATGGGATGGTTTGGGCAGGATTGGATATGGGGGCAATCTACCTGCAATTAGGGAGGCTGAGAGAGGCAGAGCAGATGATCAAGGATCATTTGCAGATTGCCCAAAGGATGGGCGCCCTTTCGGTAGAAGCCTATGGCTTGAATCAAGTCGGAGGGCTGGAATTGAAACTTGGCAATTATCAGGCTGCCATCGCTGCCTTTCAGCGCTCTTTATCTCTTCAGGAGAGTCTGCGCACCGAGCATGGGCGCATTGCTGCTCAATTAGGGATCGGGTTTGCTTATTCCCATCTTGGAGCATGCGCCGCAGCCAGGCAATGGTTAGAGCAGGCAATTGCAACGGCGCGCCAGGTGGGTCACCAACGCCGCCTGGCTGAAGCTCTGATTGGTTTGGGCATAACCGAGACAATCAAGGGTCAGTTTGAGAAAGCTGAGCTTTGTCTTTGCGAAGCGGTGCAGATCGCTCGCCGTAGCCAATCTCTTGGCAACCTTGCCGCAGGCTTGGCCGCCCTTGGGCGACTTGAGCGCAAGAAGGGGGACTGGAAGACGGCTTTATGGTATGCCCTGGAAGCAGTTCAAATCTCGCACCAATTGCAGTTCGTCGCCGTAGAGATGTGGGGAGAGTTGGAACTTGGGTTGCTTTATCTTGCCCAGGGAAAGGCGAAGAAGGCTCTCGATCACACGCAACGGGCATCCGAGTTGGCTGCCTGTG